One Acidimicrobiales bacterium DNA segment encodes these proteins:
- a CDS encoding cupin domain-containing protein codes for MSDPRLGPDDVIALLGLEPHPEGGRFAETWRAPAPDGERASGTAIYFMLRAGETSHWHRVDATEIWHHYAGAPLALSTADGEGRRERRILGPDLAAGERPQAVVAPDEWQSAASLGAWTLVGCTVSPGFEFSGFELAPTGWSPPGTVEPAGR; via the coding sequence ATGAGCGACCCGCGCCTCGGCCCCGATGATGTGATCGCGCTCCTCGGATTGGAACCGCACCCCGAGGGCGGCCGCTTCGCTGAGACCTGGCGGGCCCCCGCACCCGACGGCGAGCGAGCGAGCGGTACGGCCATCTACTTCATGCTCCGAGCGGGAGAGACCTCCCATTGGCATCGCGTCGACGCCACGGAGATCTGGCATCACTACGCCGGTGCCCCACTCGCGTTGTCGACGGCCGATGGCGAAGGTCGCCGCGAGCGTCGAATTCTCGGCCCCGACCTCGCTGCGGGCGAACGTCCGCAGGCGGTCGTTGCCCCCGACGAATGGCAGTCGGCCGCATCGCTGGGCGCGTGGACGCTGGTCGGCTGCACGGTTTCGCCCGGATTCGAGTTCTCCGGATTCGAGCTCGCGCCCACCGGCTGGAGTCCGCCCGGTACGGTTGAGCCTGCGGGGCGCTGA
- a CDS encoding nucleoside hydrolase, whose amino-acid sequence MSHVPMLIDCDPGLDDAIALLTAAHIADLVGITTVNGNVGIDHTTHNALAVAEVAGLAVPVHRGAARPLVNDPMDAAHVHGPTGLGSVSIPTVSRSIDSDDAVTFILDMARSVDGLHLVPIGPLTNIALALQADPSLPSLLSGITIMGGAATGGNVTAAAEFNIWADPEAAAIVFRDGGPITMVGLDVTHQVLLGSSERDAMRAADTAPARLAADLLDYAVERAGEIRGWAGAPIHDACAVIAVTNPELFEGSRHTVEVELHGTHTRGMTVVDIRHDAPGPADIDVLRGVDAPAVIDIIVDAVTSLGSG is encoded by the coding sequence ATGTCCCACGTGCCGATGCTCATCGACTGCGACCCGGGTCTCGACGACGCGATCGCCCTGCTGACCGCCGCGCACATCGCCGACCTCGTGGGCATCACGACCGTCAACGGCAATGTGGGGATCGATCACACGACGCACAACGCTTTGGCCGTCGCCGAGGTCGCCGGCCTCGCCGTGCCCGTCCATCGCGGGGCGGCTCGTCCCCTCGTCAACGATCCGATGGACGCCGCCCACGTGCACGGACCCACCGGACTCGGGTCGGTGTCGATCCCGACGGTCTCCCGTTCGATCGATTCAGACGACGCGGTGACGTTCATTCTCGACATGGCCCGATCGGTCGACGGTCTCCACCTGGTGCCCATCGGTCCGCTCACCAACATCGCTCTGGCGTTGCAGGCAGACCCGTCACTGCCGTCGCTGCTGAGCGGGATCACCATCATGGGTGGAGCGGCCACGGGCGGCAACGTCACCGCGGCGGCCGAGTTCAACATCTGGGCAGATCCCGAGGCCGCAGCCATCGTCTTTCGGGACGGAGGGCCGATCACCATGGTCGGACTCGACGTGACCCACCAGGTCCTGCTCGGAAGCAGCGAACGCGACGCGATGCGAGCGGCCGACACCGCGCCCGCCCGACTGGCCGCCGATCTCCTCGACTACGCCGTCGAACGCGCCGGCGAGATCCGGGGGTGGGCGGGCGCGCCGATCCACGATGCGTGCGCGGTCATCGCCGTCACCAATCCCGAACTCTTCGAGGGCTCGCGCCACACCGTCGAGGTGGAGCTCCACGGAACCCACACCCGCGGGATGACGGTCGTCGACATCCGACACGACGCACCGGGCCCGGCCGACATCGACGTGTTGCGCGGTGTCGATGCGCCCGCCGTGATCGACATCATCGTCGATGCCGTCACCTCACTCGGGAGCGGCTGA
- a CDS encoding ribokinase: MSTPEITIVGSANLDLVVDVERVPLVGETVLGGDLRRIPGGKGANQAVAAARLGRRVAMVGRLGDDEGGATLRTALETDGVDTSALITTVGTPNGVALISVDADGDNAIVVSPGANGRVDADDVARAGTLVSEAAVLLLQLEVPVGAVTAAALAAGGTVILNPAPAPSAPLPRELLDAVDILVPNQTELATLTGHSGPVDAAVAARLARRLPSPVVVVTLGAAGALVVTDDAVEHVAAPEVDPVDTTAAGDSFCAAMADGLVRGLDVVDAVRWAVRVGAATTLRPGAQPSLPTPAEVDALLS; this comes from the coding sequence ATGAGCACCCCGGAAATCACGATCGTCGGGAGCGCCAACCTCGATCTCGTCGTCGACGTCGAGCGCGTACCGCTCGTCGGCGAGACCGTGCTCGGCGGCGACCTGCGCCGCATCCCGGGAGGAAAGGGCGCCAACCAGGCCGTTGCCGCGGCCCGCCTCGGGCGCAGGGTCGCCATGGTCGGGCGGCTCGGCGACGACGAGGGCGGCGCCACGCTGCGCACCGCCCTCGAAACCGACGGGGTCGACACGAGCGCACTCATCACCACAGTCGGCACACCCAACGGTGTGGCGCTCATCTCGGTCGATGCCGACGGCGACAACGCCATCGTCGTCAGCCCCGGCGCGAACGGGCGAGTCGACGCCGACGACGTCGCTCGCGCCGGCACGCTCGTCTCCGAGGCCGCCGTGCTGCTGCTCCAGCTCGAGGTCCCCGTCGGCGCGGTGACAGCGGCCGCGCTCGCCGCCGGCGGCACCGTCATCCTCAATCCCGCACCGGCGCCCTCCGCCCCGCTTCCTCGGGAACTCCTCGACGCGGTCGACATCCTCGTTCCGAACCAGACCGAGTTGGCCACACTCACCGGCCACAGCGGCCCCGTCGACGCTGCCGTTGCCGCGCGGCTCGCCCGTCGCCTCCCCTCGCCCGTCGTCGTGGTCACCTTGGGAGCCGCTGGCGCGCTGGTGGTCACCGACGACGCCGTCGAACACGTCGCTGCTCCCGAGGTCGACCCGGTCGACACGACCGCGGCCGGCGACTCCTTCTGCGCAGCGATGGCCGACGGCCTCGTGAGAGGTCTCGATGTGGTCGACGCGGTGCGCTGGGCCGTCAGAGTGGGAGCCGCCACGACGCTGCGCCCCGGGGCCCAGCCATCGCTGCCGACCCCGGCCGAGGTCGATGCGCTCCTGAGCTGA
- a CDS encoding phosphotransferase family protein yields MSETGGARGLETAAVSRWLDEHLDASGPFEYSLIAAGGSNLTYRVLDAQGRVFALRRPPEGTTLATAHDVDREWRIMSALDAGGAVPVPACLARCDDVGVTGAPFYVMGFVDGTILRTANDAARLSPADAERATEALIGGQVAFHTLDLDAVGLAGLGRHDGYIARQLKRWKTQIERADARPIPVVHELHAALSARIPEERASPALAHGDYRFDNVVLGADFSLAAVLDWELCTTGDPIADFAWSTQYWADPGDDITWLTDPPTTAAAFPRRADIIGRYASTTGFDLSDYPFYEAFSWWKQGCIVEGVYARRLQGSQGGMRQTGPASEIADRADLLLDRAHALVGALD; encoded by the coding sequence ATGAGCGAGACCGGGGGCGCGCGGGGCCTCGAAACCGCGGCCGTCAGCCGCTGGCTCGACGAGCATCTCGATGCCAGCGGTCCGTTCGAGTACTCGCTGATCGCGGCCGGCGGATCGAACCTGACCTATCGCGTGCTCGACGCGCAGGGTCGGGTGTTCGCGCTCCGACGACCACCGGAGGGCACGACGCTCGCGACCGCCCACGATGTCGATCGGGAATGGCGGATCATGTCCGCCCTCGACGCAGGTGGCGCCGTGCCCGTACCCGCCTGCCTGGCACGCTGTGACGACGTCGGTGTCACCGGGGCGCCGTTCTACGTGATGGGATTCGTCGACGGCACGATCCTGCGAACCGCGAACGACGCGGCCCGGCTCTCGCCGGCGGATGCCGAACGGGCCACCGAGGCGCTCATCGGTGGCCAGGTCGCGTTCCACACACTTGATCTCGACGCGGTCGGTCTCGCCGGTCTCGGTCGACACGACGGCTACATCGCCCGCCAGTTGAAGCGATGGAAGACGCAGATCGAACGGGCCGACGCCCGCCCGATCCCGGTCGTTCACGAGCTCCATGCCGCGCTGTCGGCGCGGATCCCCGAGGAACGGGCGAGCCCCGCTCTGGCACACGGCGACTACCGCTTCGACAATGTCGTGCTCGGCGCCGACTTCTCGCTCGCGGCAGTGCTCGACTGGGAACTGTGCACGACGGGGGACCCGATCGCCGACTTCGCGTGGTCGACGCAGTACTGGGCCGACCCGGGAGACGACATCACCTGGCTGACCGACCCGCCGACCACCGCTGCGGCGTTCCCGCGAAGAGCCGACATCATCGGCCGCTATGCGTCGACCACCGGCTTCGACCTGTCCGACTATCCGTTCTACGAGGCGTTCTCGTGGTGGAAGCAGGGCTGCATCGTCGAGGGGGTCTACGCCCGCCGTCTCCAGGGAAGCCAGGGCGGCATGCGTCAGACCGGACCGGCCTCGGAGATCGCCGACCGAGCCGACCTGCTGCTGGACCGCGCCCATGCCCTCGTGGGCGCGCTCGACTGA
- a CDS encoding cyclic nucleotide-binding domain-containing protein yields MALIEQLAEIELFSELTKKELKKVASYMTPITVKAGRDLTVQGQPGREFMIIAEGEATVRRNGRVIAHFKPGDFFGELAVIAGVPRTATVTADTDMVVEALNRREFSSMLDESSKLAKKILVGAVKRLHELEEGIVK; encoded by the coding sequence ATGGCGCTCATCGAGCAGCTCGCCGAAATCGAACTCTTCTCGGAGCTCACGAAGAAGGAACTCAAGAAGGTCGCGTCGTACATGACGCCCATCACCGTGAAGGCCGGCCGCGATCTGACCGTGCAGGGTCAGCCCGGTCGCGAGTTCATGATCATCGCCGAGGGCGAGGCGACGGTGCGTCGCAATGGCCGCGTCATCGCCCACTTCAAACCCGGCGACTTCTTCGGGGAACTCGCCGTCATCGCCGGCGTTCCTCGCACCGCGACGGTCACCGCCGACACCGACATGGTCGTCGAGGCGCTCAATCGCCGCGAGTTCAGCTCGATGCTCGACGAGAGTTCGAAGCTGGCGAAGAAGATCCTCGTCGGTGCGGTCAAACGACTCCACGAACTCGAAGAGGGCATCGTCAAGTAG
- a CDS encoding cyclase family protein, with protein MSFNAFFHEVAAEVRNWGRWGDDDRIGTLNLITPEAIAAAAASVEHGRAISLAIDLKHDGVQIGQIPTRINPVHVMGTIDHADLGDADGNGMVPHFSDDMVTMGLQAGTHWDGLSHVSYDHKLYNGIPASTITARDGSTVLGIEHVKALVGRGVLLDIAGSKGLGRLPDNHEVTGADLDAAAEWAGVDIQSGDIVLIRTGRMQYYLGGSAHTYTMGEAGTADSPGPGIDAVRWFRRNDIAAAATDTYMFEVFPPSDWDNALAVHCLAIVDMGFTQGQNWHLEELAQVCNEYGRHTFFLNATPEPFVGGTGAPVVPVAVF; from the coding sequence ATGTCGTTCAACGCTTTCTTCCACGAGGTCGCCGCCGAGGTCCGCAACTGGGGCCGGTGGGGCGACGACGACCGCATCGGAACGCTCAACCTGATCACTCCCGAAGCCATCGCCGCAGCCGCGGCATCGGTCGAACACGGGCGGGCGATCTCACTGGCGATCGACCTCAAGCACGACGGTGTCCAGATCGGGCAGATCCCCACTCGCATCAATCCGGTCCATGTCATGGGAACGATCGACCATGCGGATCTCGGCGACGCCGACGGCAACGGCATGGTGCCGCACTTCTCCGACGACATGGTCACGATGGGACTGCAGGCGGGCACGCACTGGGACGGACTCTCGCACGTGAGCTACGACCACAAGCTCTACAACGGCATTCCCGCATCGACCATCACGGCACGCGACGGCTCGACGGTGCTCGGGATCGAGCACGTGAAGGCGCTCGTCGGTCGCGGGGTCCTGCTCGACATCGCCGGTTCGAAGGGGCTCGGCCGGTTGCCCGACAACCACGAGGTCACCGGGGCCGACCTCGATGCGGCCGCCGAGTGGGCCGGCGTCGACATCCAGTCGGGCGACATCGTGCTGATCCGCACGGGTCGGATGCAGTACTACCTGGGGGGAAGCGCCCACACCTACACGATGGGCGAAGCGGGCACCGCCGACAGTCCGGGACCCGGAATCGACGCCGTGCGATGGTTCCGCCGCAACGACATCGCGGCCGCGGCGACCGACACCTACATGTTCGAAGTGTTCCCACCATCCGACTGGGACAACGCACTCGCCGTGCACTGTCTGGCCATCGTCGACATGGGGTTCACTCAGGGACAGAACTGGCATCTCGAGGAACTCGCGCAGGTCTGCAACGAGTACGGGCGCCACACGTTCTTCCTCAATGCCACCCCTGAGCCGTTCGTCGGCGGCACCGGCGCGCCCGTCGTGCCGGTCGCGGTTTTCTGA
- a CDS encoding NfeD family protein: MSGLYLFFLAVGAPLLLWMVFVGDSDGGDGFGLDGDSELTVLPLSAIAAFMATFGGIGVIGELTGAGFLATFVLAIVLALGVGYASHRLFKWIKTPGASSEVTDAELEGKIARVSLPISGEFRGRIVLDVAGAREQMTASPFDGSAIDVGEPVVIVRIEHGVALVAPMTPDLSLE, encoded by the coding sequence ATGAGCGGGCTCTACCTCTTCTTCCTCGCCGTCGGGGCGCCGTTGTTGCTCTGGATGGTCTTTGTCGGGGATTCCGACGGCGGCGACGGCTTCGGTCTCGATGGCGACAGCGAGCTCACCGTGCTGCCGTTGTCGGCCATCGCCGCCTTCATGGCGACCTTCGGTGGCATCGGGGTGATCGGAGAGCTGACCGGAGCCGGCTTTCTCGCCACCTTCGTTCTCGCGATCGTGCTCGCGCTGGGCGTGGGCTACGCCAGTCATCGCCTGTTCAAGTGGATCAAGACCCCGGGTGCGTCGAGCGAGGTGACCGACGCCGAACTCGAGGGAAAGATCGCGCGGGTGTCGCTCCCCATCAGCGGCGAGTTCCGCGGCAGGATCGTGCTCGACGTTGCCGGTGCTCGCGAACAGATGACCGCGTCGCCCTTCGACGGCTCGGCGATCGATGTCGGCGAACCGGTCGTGATCGTCCGGATCGAACACGGCGTGGCGCTCGTGGCACCGATGACCCCCGATCTCTCACTCGAATGA
- a CDS encoding SPFH domain-containing protein gives MGLIIGAALLVVFVLLAIISIASSVLVICPPNQVAIITGRKRVLSDGRTVGYRIIKGGRAYKMPIFEQVAWMDLNTIPLEVSVTNAYSRGTIPLNVQGIANVKISSREGVLENAAERFLNVPNASIGQIAKETLEANLRGVLATLSPEEVNEDRLKFSQQLIDEADDDMKTLGLDLDVMKIQNVTDDNLYLESVGRRLTAEVVKEARVAEANRQSESERAEADARQLAEIATVQAQRKIVEEQNMLRVRTAELDAVARAKEEEAAVAGDIARAVAEQDLEQQRIELERRRLEANVVTPARANLEAKQLSAQADAARIIEDGKAQVEVFRRLTEQYKEAGDDGQRIFVLNMLPELVDKIVSTVSGISIDRVAVVDGGGGGGGGGIPGLVSQLPAAVVSLTEQIEAATGVDILKSMRPDDAPAVNGDDGPSGSELPPPPPPAPGDE, from the coding sequence ATGGGACTCATAATCGGCGCAGCACTCTTGGTGGTCTTCGTGTTGCTGGCGATCATCTCGATCGCGAGCTCGGTGCTGGTGATCTGCCCGCCGAACCAGGTCGCCATCATCACGGGGCGCAAGCGGGTGCTCTCCGACGGTCGGACCGTCGGCTACCGGATCATCAAGGGTGGTCGGGCCTACAAGATGCCCATCTTCGAGCAGGTGGCGTGGATGGATCTCAACACCATCCCGCTCGAGGTCTCGGTCACCAACGCGTACTCGAGAGGCACGATCCCGCTCAATGTGCAGGGCATCGCCAACGTCAAGATCTCGAGCCGGGAGGGTGTCCTCGAGAACGCGGCGGAGCGTTTCCTCAACGTTCCGAACGCCTCCATCGGCCAGATCGCCAAGGAGACCCTCGAGGCCAACCTCCGGGGCGTGCTCGCCACGCTCTCGCCCGAGGAGGTCAACGAGGATCGGCTGAAGTTCTCCCAGCAGCTGATCGACGAGGCCGACGACGACATGAAGACGCTCGGGCTCGACCTCGACGTCATGAAGATCCAGAACGTCACCGACGACAACCTCTATCTCGAGTCGGTGGGTCGGCGACTCACCGCCGAGGTCGTGAAGGAGGCGCGCGTCGCGGAGGCGAATCGACAGTCCGAGTCGGAGCGGGCCGAGGCCGACGCTCGTCAGCTCGCCGAGATCGCGACGGTCCAGGCGCAGCGGAAGATCGTCGAGGAGCAGAACATGCTCCGCGTCCGCACCGCCGAGCTCGACGCTGTTGCCCGGGCCAAGGAAGAGGAAGCCGCGGTCGCCGGCGACATCGCTCGTGCGGTCGCCGAGCAGGACCTCGAGCAGCAGCGCATCGAGTTGGAGCGGCGCCGACTCGAAGCGAACGTGGTCACGCCTGCCCGCGCCAACCTCGAGGCCAAGCAGCTGTCGGCTCAGGCCGATGCGGCCAGGATCATCGAGGACGGCAAGGCCCAGGTCGAGGTGTTCCGCCGGCTGACCGAGCAGTACAAGGAGGCCGGCGACGACGGCCAGCGGATCTTCGTGCTCAACATGCTTCCCGAGCTCGTCGACAAGATCGTCTCGACCGTCAGTGGCATCTCGATCGACCGGGTCGCGGTCGTCGACGGCGGAGGCGGCGGTGGCGGCGGTGGCATCCCCGGCCTGGTCTCACAGCTCCCGGCTGCAGTCGTGAGCCTCACCGAGCAGATCGAGGCGGCCACCGGCGTCGACATCTTGAAGAGCATGCGACCGGACGACGCGCCGGCCGTGAATGGCGATGACGGTCCGAGTGGATCCGAACTTCCCCCGCCGCCGCCTCCGGCACCGGGTGACGAGTAG
- a CDS encoding Crp/Fnr family transcriptional regulator, with translation MVGFLEELGPAGPAWRQQMVRRRYARDEPIFHEGEIGDTFHVIEKGRVLVEVSTVRGDVAALAVRGPGEVLGELAIVGDGRRTAKVTALEPTETLSLPRARLDELRRADPDVDRRLLEILAEKLAETMAQLMEVLFTSVDTRVLRVVLRLADAFDEGTTPIVIRVRQEDIAAMAGTRRQTANRPLKAAEAEGAIVVGRGRVELLDRALLERLAR, from the coding sequence ATGGTCGGATTCCTCGAGGAGCTCGGACCCGCAGGTCCGGCCTGGCGGCAGCAGATGGTCCGGCGGCGATACGCCCGCGACGAACCGATCTTCCACGAGGGCGAGATCGGCGACACGTTCCACGTCATCGAGAAGGGCCGAGTGTTGGTCGAGGTGTCGACGGTCCGCGGCGATGTCGCGGCCCTCGCGGTGCGCGGCCCTGGTGAGGTGCTGGGCGAGTTGGCGATCGTCGGCGACGGACGACGTACGGCCAAGGTCACCGCCCTGGAGCCGACCGAGACCCTCTCACTCCCCCGAGCCCGCCTCGACGAACTCCGACGGGCCGATCCAGATGTCGATCGCCGGCTCCTCGAGATCCTCGCCGAGAAGCTGGCCGAGACCATGGCGCAGCTCATGGAAGTGCTCTTCACGTCCGTCGATACCCGGGTCCTGCGCGTCGTGCTGAGGCTCGCCGATGCCTTCGACGAGGGAACGACCCCCATCGTCATCAGGGTGCGTCAGGAAGACATCGCGGCAATGGCCGGCACTCGTCGCCAGACGGCGAATCGCCCCCTCAAAGCCGCGGAGGCCGAGGGGGCGATCGTGGTGGGTCGGGGCCGGGTCGAGCTGCTCGACCGTGCCCTGCTCGAACGGCTGGCCCGGTAG
- a CDS encoding TetR family transcriptional regulator, with product MSTSAETTTPPRGADGKAARRVRVVEAAMNLAAEGGYEAVQMREVADAANVSLGTIYRYFGGKDDLLLAGLAGWVHVLRRQIDPDAVGEESAADRLARVLGQAAQAAEGAPVLMTALITALSTTDPEAKQYKLHIESEVRAMIVSAIGDAPGVDAVGISRVVGHVWLSAITRWVGGLAEPGSVEAELRHAVTMLIPGASPIPGASTG from the coding sequence ATGTCCACTTCGGCCGAGACGACCACCCCGCCCCGCGGGGCCGACGGAAAGGCGGCTCGCCGCGTCCGTGTGGTCGAGGCGGCGATGAACCTCGCCGCAGAAGGCGGCTACGAAGCGGTCCAGATGCGCGAGGTCGCCGACGCGGCCAATGTCTCGCTCGGAACGATCTATCGCTACTTCGGTGGGAAGGACGACCTGTTGCTCGCCGGACTCGCCGGGTGGGTCCATGTGCTGCGGCGCCAGATCGATCCCGACGCCGTCGGCGAGGAGTCGGCCGCCGACCGTCTTGCGAGGGTGCTCGGGCAGGCGGCGCAGGCGGCGGAAGGCGCACCCGTTCTCATGACGGCGCTCATCACCGCCCTGAGCACGACCGACCCGGAAGCCAAGCAGTACAAGCTTCACATCGAGTCAGAGGTGCGGGCGATGATCGTCAGCGCGATCGGCGACGCGCCAGGGGTCGACGCAGTCGGCATCTCGCGTGTGGTCGGTCATGTCTGGTTGTCGGCCATCACCAGATGGGTCGGCGGCCTCGCGGAGCCGGGCAGTGTCGAGGCCGAGCTCCGCCATGCCGTGACGATGCTCATTCCGGGCGCGTCGCCCATTCCGGGCGCGTCGACCGGCTGA
- a CDS encoding EAL domain-containing protein, whose translation MTHERETATVTGDRSRADVLARLARITDPETDDLNRAITARDALDRLSGPALLVDLDGTILDMNGNTDGLGVERSSIRGRALWAAPIWANDDPSSTLAPLVEAGAEGRAGQRTIDIGGAAPRPGRVSLTPVLDDSRSVTLLLVELRGLADTRETDALIEATTQALAAAEDIFRAVAEHTSDLVCLHDPSGAFTYLSPSCRRLLDLDPAALLGTHPVDIAHSSTRDALVQAIHDAGRRGSEPTRFRHRLRHRNGSFRWFESVITPILAPDGGVRQLQSSSRDITEQRETEQSLIKQAFHDELTGLPNRALLLDRMTHALAISERSNQPIGVLFIDLDGFRTINDTLGHPVGDTALTKVAERLTAIVRPGDTLARIGGDEFVMLCAGTDGARGATAVARRILDAFAQPFVLEGREIEIGASIGIATSIGSEDPHRIIENADTAMYEAKHEGRGRFAIHNETDQSLALERIDTEEALRRAVHNGELRLHYQPELDLDSGRIVGFEALVRWQRPDGRLVPPGEFIPLAEETGIIVDLGRWVIQEACRQASLWRVHRTPDQEPVRIWVNLSARQLGDPDLVPFVERTVAAAGISTDEICLEITESALMDDAQAATEQLDELRRIGISLGIDDFGTGWSQFAYLQRLPLDVLKIDRSFVSGLASDHAAATIVAAIIDLAHALGLIVIAEGVESEDQLAVLRELDCDQALGFLFSEPREAAAFDHALSAN comes from the coding sequence GTGACCCACGAGCGCGAAACCGCGACCGTGACCGGCGACCGATCCCGCGCCGACGTGCTTGCGCGTCTGGCTCGGATCACCGACCCGGAAACCGACGATCTGAACAGGGCGATCACCGCTCGGGATGCGCTCGACCGCCTGTCCGGTCCGGCGTTGCTCGTCGACCTCGACGGCACCATTCTCGACATGAACGGCAACACCGACGGGCTCGGTGTCGAACGTTCCTCGATTCGCGGCCGCGCCCTGTGGGCCGCCCCCATCTGGGCCAACGACGATCCTTCGTCGACGCTGGCACCGCTGGTCGAGGCCGGCGCCGAGGGCCGCGCCGGGCAGCGAACCATCGACATCGGTGGTGCCGCACCCCGTCCCGGTCGCGTGTCGCTCACCCCGGTCCTCGACGACTCCCGCTCGGTGACGCTCCTGCTCGTGGAGCTGCGTGGCCTCGCCGACACTCGCGAGACCGATGCCCTGATCGAGGCCACCACCCAGGCGCTCGCGGCCGCGGAAGACATCTTCCGAGCCGTTGCCGAGCACACCTCCGACCTCGTCTGCCTCCACGATCCGAGCGGCGCGTTCACCTACCTGTCGCCATCGTGTCGACGACTGCTCGATCTCGATCCCGCCGCGCTCCTCGGCACCCACCCGGTCGACATCGCCCACAGCAGCACTCGCGACGCGCTCGTCCAGGCGATCCACGACGCCGGTCGCCGCGGCTCGGAACCGACCCGGTTCCGCCACCGCCTGCGCCACCGCAACGGTTCCTTCCGCTGGTTCGAGTCGGTGATCACGCCGATCCTGGCGCCCGACGGCGGCGTTCGACAGCTCCAGTCGTCGAGTCGCGACATCACCGAGCAACGCGAAACCGAACAGAGCCTGATCAAGCAGGCATTCCACGACGAGCTCACCGGCCTGCCGAACCGGGCCCTGCTGCTCGATCGCATGACCCACGCGCTCGCCATCAGTGAGCGTTCCAACCAGCCGATCGGTGTCCTGTTCATCGACCTCGACGGCTTCCGTACCATCAACGACACGCTCGGCCATCCCGTCGGCGACACCGCACTCACGAAGGTCGCCGAGCGGCTCACGGCGATCGTGCGCCCCGGCGACACGCTCGCCCGTATCGGCGGCGACGAGTTCGTGATGCTCTGCGCCGGCACGGATGGCGCCCGCGGCGCCACCGCGGTCGCCCGTCGGATCCTCGACGCCTTCGCGCAGCCCTTCGTGCTCGAGGGTCGCGAGATCGAGATCGGGGCATCGATCGGCATCGCGACGTCCATCGGCTCCGAGGATCCCCATCGCATCATCGAGAATGCCGACACCGCGATGTACGAGGCCAAGCACGAAGGCCGCGGTCGGTTCGCCATCCACAACGAGACCGACCAGTCGCTCGCCCTCGAACGCATCGACACCGAGGAGGCCCTGCGACGCGCGGTGCACAATGGCGAACTCCGGCTCCACTACCAGCCCGAACTCGACCTCGATTCGGGGCGGATCGTCGGATTCGAGGCACTGGTCCGCTGGCAGCGTCCCGATGGCCGCCTGGTGCCGCCCGGCGAGTTCATCCCGCTGGCCGAGGAGACCGGCATCATCGTCGACCTCGGTCGCTGGGTGATCCAGGAGGCGTGCCGCCAGGCTTCGCTGTGGCGGGTCCACCGCACACCCGACCAGGAGCCGGTCCGGATCTGGGTCAATCTCTCGGCCCGTCAGCTCGGTGATCCCGATCTGGTCCCGTTCGTCGAGCGCACCGTGGCGGCGGCGGGAATCTCGACCGACGAGATCTGTCTGGAGATCACCGAGTCGGCGCTCATGGACGACGCGCAGGCGGCGACCGAGCAGCTCGATGAGCTCCGGCGCATCGGCATCAGCCTCGGCATCGACGACTTCGGTACCGGTTGGTCACAGTTCGCCTACCTCCAACGCCTCCCCCTCGACGTGTTGAAGATCGACCGGTCGTTCGTCTCGGGTCTCGCCTCCGACCACGCTGCCGCCACCATCGTGGCGGCGATCATCGACCTGGCGCACGCGCTCGGCCTGATCGTCATCGCCGAGGGTGTTGAGTCGGAGGACCAGCTCGCAGTGCTCCGCGAGCTCGACTGCGACCAGGCGCTGGGCTTCCTCTTCTCCGAACCGCGAGAGGCCGCCGCGTTCGATCACGCGCTCAGCGCCAACTGA